One Primulina eburnea isolate SZY01 chromosome 4, ASM2296580v1, whole genome shotgun sequence genomic window, tttttagaaaaatttaatcataCTTAATCATATTAGTACgccttaaaaatatttatcgaaaaataattattttatctcGGTCGTCCTCGGTTTCTTTTTCCCAGCTTGTTATCGAATATTCAGGTAAAATCTACAATTTTCACAAAATCATGCAATTATACCCTTAACCATGTAATATGCATCATGTAAGTAAATTAAATATGGaatttaaatcatttgcatgcatgtgatttACGTGAGTTAGTTTTTGGACGTTACCATTTTACTTTAATATAGTACAATGGCTGTACAAACGTGTTGTGTCTCAAAAATATAACTTTAATATAATACAAACGGCTGGACAAACGTGTTGTGTGtctaaaataatacataaataatatgaaattattatgtgtgataaattttgaaattgataaataaatgaaaaaaagttgaaaaatatttacgcggaaaaatttcaaaaaatgaaGATTTTAACATGTATTTAActatgttttaatattttaaattgatttggAGACAAATTCTGAATAGTAATAAATTGGAAGTTAAGTGATATTTTTTGGATTTTTTAACAATACAAAAACTCTGATGAGAAAGTTTTTGTAAGGTCTAGGAAATTCGATCTACGTAAACTGAATGCATACAATCtatgattttatttaaaatatgtgtttaatgaATTTTTATGCATTTCATACATGATTATTGCATTGGTAGAGTTTATTTCAGGTTTTTTAttaagtttcatgcattagggttttaagTTTCATTTTGCGCTCGAACAAATAATGGAGACTAGGGGTtatcaggaaaaatatttttattgaatgattaattaattaattattatagagaGTTTTTAAGTGTGTTTTTTCGAAATTGGGCCTtggtgggtatttttactcgtcgggccatattttaaaccggtacacaaattttatcgatttgggggactttttgagggttcgggcaatattttcaaaaacgtacctaaacgaaatatttttcgagggTATTATTGGATTTGTTGGGTTTGTTTTAATGCTTAATAGCCTCAAAACCCTTTTCAAATCATTTAGGTTTTAATTAAGGTCCATTAGTGTGATAATCATATATTTAAACCTTACTAAACCAAACCCTAATACACGGCCGCCTCTTCTCTCATTCAACAGCATTCATCAGCCTCTTCTCAAAGATAAACCAGCAGCCTCCATCGAGTTTTTCAAGGATTTTCAAAGAAAACTTCTTCCCCGCCTCTCCGATTCACGTCCCACGCGTAGTTCTTCGTAGTTTTCAAGCGTATAATCATCAAGGCACGCATTATATCTTTATTTTGCATCATTCATGTTGTATTATGCTGTTATGTGTGTCATGTTTGAAGATTTCATAAACCCTGCATGCGTAACACGTTTCTTGCTTTGGTTGCTCATGAAAACTCATGTTCTTATCAAGTTGGTATGGTTCTTGTGCAAGGGGACTGCCGAGTTAGGTGGATAAGGGGCTATAAACATCAAGGATTATTGTGTCAAGGGGCTGGAGTCGAGTGAGGCTCGAGTTCTAGCACAGGCCGATCGAGTTTTTGAGTTTACGGCTTGGTTGTGAGTGGATCGGGTGTTGGGGCTGAGCCGGCGGTGCAAGGGTTGATCCAAGCCATGGACCAgtccctggtgggtctgagtcatGGTCTAAGATGGCTCGAACGATGCTGGACTTGACCACAAATCCGATCGAGCGAGTTGTTCCAAGTTTGGTCTCGGTTGGAGTTCTTTTGGTGACCCTCAGGTGTGTGTGTATATTACAACGTGCATGGGGCTAGGGTTCTTGGTTAGATTGGTCCAGGAGGGTCTTAAGTTGGGCTAGGAAGTGTTGGCTCGAGGATGGTTCAGTTTGGTTGAGAGTAGGGAAGAAGTTGGCCTGCAGCGCTTGTGCTTCGAATTAGGAGCGCTGCAGCGCTGATGTTGGGCGCCTAGGTTCTAACCCAGCGTcgcagcgcctaggcgctattCCAGGGATTGAGGAGCTTCTAGTTTATGTACTATTGTCTCGTTTGAGGACCAATACGTCGTAATGACCTAGCTTAGTGAGGGCTAGATTAGCTGGTACGAAGCTTGAATATGGATCTTGAAATTATGGCTAAAGATTGGTCATTTTCGGGTAGAGTTAGTGGTCATGGTAGTGCCCTAAACACGATAGGTCgtgatttaaatatttatgttatCAGGTATACGAATTTTTATGTAAATACGAAAAATAAGTTGCATGTGTGTTTTGAGGAAAAGTTTATGTAAATGCAtgcttttattaagtgatgaatataatgacatgtttttgaaggaaGGGAGTTGGTTGAGACTAATGATGACAtgataatacgatgatatgtaagatcaaggctcagtggatgggtaatattgtcgctgatgtccccgccaccgggtaccacggttaaaCATAAGAGGATCCATCccctaatacgatgatacgaaagtcacagctgacgaacgaaattcaaattaagaaaacgAACAAGTATATGTTGATATGTTATGAAATATTTATGCTTTAATAGACCATGATTATCCATACGATCTTGCAAgttcatgaaatgtattttcattatagtacttttcactgttgcatgttatgtatatgtacttgctattaacattacatgtgtgttgagtctttagactcacaagGTGTGAATGATGTAGGTGAGCAGGTTGCTGAGGAGGCTGAAGGTACCGAATTCTTAGTAGGCAGGGCTGGATGTGCGCACATAACCCGATGATCATATTTTCCGCACATTACGTTTTTATGAGTTTAGAGTGGACATGAATATTTTTATATGCTGGTATAAACATGATGAAGATTTCCAGGATTTTTACTTATTTATCTTTATGAATATTTATGTTGGCGGGTTGACAAAATTTTAAACTGCAGTATTTTGATTGTCATTTGATTACGGTTATTTTAAAACGTGTGTTTCCAGTGGtcttgcatgcatgcatttaaaTGGGCATTTCGtgtattagttttttttttaaaaaggcaaaaatttgtgtgagacggtctcacgagtcgtattttgtgagacaaatctcttatttgggtcatcaatgaaaaatatactttttatgatagaagtattactttttattgtgaatatcggttggattgacccgtctcatatattaagattcgtgatatcgtctcacaaaagacatattcaaaaaataaaattcttagcATTTTTAAGAAGTAGACGTTTCAGTTTTACTTGTTAATTTTGTGACATAGATCTTCAACCCGATTCAatgcatgaaaaaaatattattttttatgttaggtATGAATTTGATTGATCCGTCTTATGGATGTAGACTAATGAGATTTTTCATCGCACATTGTACTAGTTAGtctattcaaatttttttgtcATATGTGATAtgataatttaatataaaatttcaaaaaaaaattttaagatataagatgatatacaaatttaaaataagttttacgattttttttttttggccaaAGAGGTGTATTTTTtgttataaaaatatatcatgaCCGCAAATTTGTTACAGCTAGCATAGATTTTACTATTTTAAGGATAAGAGTTTTCATTCTAAAAGGAGtcattttgtaattttttaaacacttttttaaataaaaaaggttttataaaaaattatatttggatatttaaatttataaataaaaatatatgcaCAATCCGCGGCTGAAAGCAAACTCATCTCCACGTGTAATCCCTGTTCCTTGCGTTTGCTTTCCACCCTCCATTGTTCGCCGGCGGCGGCCTTCTAAATTCAGACTCCGGTGATGGCATTGGAACCGTTGGCGTCGGCGGCTCTCAACCTCAAGGACGCCATGAATTGGTGGGACGTAGTGAATGAATCGCCGGCTTGGCAGGATTCTATATTCCACGTTCTTGCTGCACTTTATGGGATTGTCGCCACTGTTGCTCTcgtaatttttttccttttcctttctcGTGGAAGTTTCGATATTTTCCCAAATTGTTTGGCGATGGTCACTTTTATGACGTTTTGGTTTTGAACCTAATAAGTATTTGCTgtgaatgatttgaaattttgaattgcAGGCTTTTATACTTTTAAAGAGGATACTCATCCGCCGTGTTAGCTTAGTATAATTAATTATAAGGGAAAAACAGATAATCCCTTCTTTATTGAGCCGAAATGTTGGATCATAAcgataataatttaaattgttGGGCTTTTATCTCATGTTGTGCTTTCCCTTTTTGCATTATTCAAGAAAGAAATTAAATTTAACTTCAAATGTAATAAATTCCAATACGTTTTGTTAATTGATATCAAGGATGACCAATGCGTGTGGTCATTTATCTCGAGGAAGAATTTATTTtggttattttgtattttttcttttagaGAGGTAGGACAGGACTTGACATATCGTGCTTATACACACGGGAATTTATTCATTGCAAATTTGCAGGTACAATTGGTGAGGATACAATTTAGAGTACCCGAGTATGGTTGGACTACACAGAAAGTATTTCATTTCCTCAATTTCTTTGTCAATTCCGGTACTtctcttttttaattttttcccgTGAACTTCAATTCATGTTATTAAATTCTGTTATTATTGTTGTGAAGTTTTGGATAACTAGGTagtataataatattttgtCTGCTCTGTTGTTGATTCAGTTCGATGCTTTGTTTTTGCTTTCCGTCGGAATATTCAGAGCCTGAATCCAGAGGTATCAGCTGTAATTCATGTTACTGCCAGTTTGTGTATGTGTTTTTCTTAATTGATTTAGTGTTTTGTTTTTGATAGATTATTCAACACATCCTACTTGATATGCCAAGTCTTGTGTTCTTCACAACatatgcattattgatattgttcTGGGCAGAAATTTATTACCAGGTCCGTTCTCTTCTCTGGCTACATACGATGCTTGGTTTTGCCACTCTGTTTTTAAATATATGGTGGTGTATTTTGACAGGCTCGTGCTGTATCTACTGATAGATTGAGGCCTAGTTTCTATATAATCAATGGTGTTGTGTATGCCACTCAGGTGAATGTTCTTGTCCATACATGATCCTTCAAGTTGCAGGAGTTCGATATTTGTGGGGAGAACATAGTTGTCAAGGACGCAAGGCCCACCGAGGTGCACAAGGGCCATGGAGCCCGAGGCGCGAGGTGTGCGGCTTACCGGAGCAAGACacacatttttatattttaaaaaatatatatttatcttacaataaatatattaaatatgaaataattatgtcacaatgtcacacaaaacaaaaaataattaataagttcATAGTAATTAGTAACATGATTAAAATTCTTCAATCATCCAAAtcaatttcattttctttcatCGAATCATCAGAGTCCCCAGAACTTTCGGACTTGTTTTCTTCTTGTTcttcatcatttctttgatcatcatcaattttttttcaattcatCCAAAATATGTGAAATCAGTCTTTCTGGTTGTTTTGGATGTAGTCATCCTCAGCTCGTTATTTTGTTCAGAACTCTCTTCTTCTGATTCCGACATTAGAGCGTTGGGTTGCTAGGGTTTTGGTTTGAGCTTtttgttttaaacaagtaattaaaaaaaaattcaatcagGCTCGCTTACTTCCAAGGCTAGTCTAGGCAAGCGCTAGGCGCGCCTGGACCCTAGTCACAGGGTCCTCGCGAGAAGGCAAGAGGCGCTCGCCTTCGACAACTATGGGGGAGAAATATAGATTTGATGAAgaattttcttcctttttaAGTTTTCCATTTATTTTGCTTCTTAAGTGGAGTTTATGCCATCTTGTCTAATTTTTGGGATGGCAGTTTGAGATGATTTTCTTATGAATGATCCGATTCTTGTGAATTGAAACCTAATGTTGTTGCTGAAATCTCAAGATTTTCGAACTCGACTGAATAGTCTGCCAAAGT contains:
- the LOC140830923 gene encoding tobamovirus multiplication protein 3-like; amino-acid sequence: MALEPLASAALNLKDAMNWWDVVNESPAWQDSIFHVLAALYGIVATVALVQLVRIQFRVPEYGWTTQKVFHFLNFFVNSVRCFVFAFRRNIQSLNPEIIQHILLDMPSLVFFTTYALLILFWAEIYYQARAVSTDRLRPSFYIINGVVYATQVILWLILWWKPISLVIILSKMFFAGVSLFAALGFLLYGGRLFLMLQRFPVESKGRSKKLQEVGYVTTICFTCFLLRCIMVCFNTFEEAADLDVLDHPILNFIYYLLVEILPSSLVLFILRKLPPKRGITQYHPIR